The nucleotide sequence AGTACACTTCTCTCATCAGGTAGCGGAAAGGATTGAAGGCGGCAAGGTAAGCAGCGGGTGACAGATGCCGCGTACCGCGAAAGTTGGTTGCGCGGCACCCGGATTCGCTGAAAGTCCCGCCCGGCGCTGAAAAGTTGCGCAGCCTGTGGTAGTTTGGGGTGTCTGTTAGCCGTTCCTTTTCTCCCTACCCATCATGACCCACACTTACCTCCGCTCGGCACTGCTGGCGGGAATCCTGCTGGCGGCGGCGGCCCCGGCCCGTGCCCAGCTCGTCACCCCTGCCGAAAAAGCCTACCAGGCCCAGCTGGCCGCCGACACGCTCTACATCCAGCAGCACTACACCAAAACGGAATACCAGATTCCGATGCGCGACGGCCGCAAGCTCTACACCGTGGTGTACGCGCCCAACGACGCCGATAAGGTGAAGTACCCGATTATGCTCAACCGCACGCCCTACGCCGTAGGGCCCTACGGCGCGGGCAAGTACAAGTACGCTCTCGGGCCCAGCAGCACCATGATGCGCGAGGGCTACATCTTCGCTTACCAGGACGTGCGCGGCCGCTACATGTCGGAGGGCGAGTTTGTGGACGTGCGGCCCGAGAAGGACACGCACAGCGGCAAAAATGACATCGACGAGGGCACCGACACCTTCGATACCATTGCCTGGCTACTGAAAAACGGCCCCAAAAACAACGGCCGCGTGGGCCAGTGGGGCATCAGCTACCCCGGCTTCTATACCGCCACTGGCCTGCTCAGCCGCCACCCGGCCCTGAAAGCCGCCTCGCCCCAGGCCCCCATTGCCGACTGGTTCTGGGATGACTTTCACCACAACGGCGCGTTTTTCCTGCCGCACGCCTTCAACTTCTACGCTAGCTTCGGGCTGCCGCGCCCCACGCCTACGCCCACCGGCAACCCCGGCTTCAAGCACGGCACCCCCGACGGCTACGACTTCTTCCTGAAGATGGGGCCGCTGAAAAACGCCGACGCCCGCTACTACAAAGGCCAGGTGGCGTTCTGGAAGGACATCGTGGCGCACCCCAACTACGACCAGTTCTGGCAGGAGCGCAACCTACGCCCGCACCTCAAAAACCTCAACAAAGGCACCGCCATCCTCACCGTGGGCGGCTTCAACGATGCCGAAGACCTGTTTGGGGCGCTGGAAATCTACAAGAGCATCGAGCGGCAGAATCCCGGCCAGCGCAACGGCCTCGTGATGGGGCCGTGGGTGCACGGCGGCTGGGCCCGCGGCCTGGGCGAACTGGTCGGCAACGTCGATTACGGCCCGTCGCCGTCGCAGTATTATCAGAAGGAAATAGAGGCGCCCTTCTTCAAGGCCAACCTGAAAGACGGCAAGTCCGCCGCCACGCCCGAAGCTACCGTGTTTGAAAGCGGCACCAACCGCTGGCGCACCTTCGATGCCTGGCCGCCCAAAGAAGCCAAGGAAAAGGTGCTGTACTTCCAGCCCAACGGCATGATTTCGTTCGAGAAGCCCGCCAGCGGCGCCGAATTCGACCAGTACCTGAGCGACCCGGCCCACCCGGTGCCGTCCAACGAAGGCATGGCCACCGGCATGACCAAGGAGTACATGACCGATGACCAGCGCTTTGCCTCGCGCCGCCCCGACGTGCTGACCTACCAGACCGACGTGCTGACCGAGGACATGACGCTGGCCGGCCCCATCCAGGCGCTGCTGCAGGTGGCCACCACCGGCACCGACGCCGACTGGGTGGTGAAAATCATCGACGTGTACCCCAACGACACGCCTGACAACCCGCGCCTGCTGCCCAACGTGCGCCTCGGTGGCTACCAGCAGATGGTGCGCTCGGAGGTGATGCGCGGCCGGTTCCGCAACAGCTTCGAGATGCCCGAGGCCTTCGTGCCGGGCCAGGTGACGGCCGTGCCCTTCACGGTGCAGGACCTGTGCCACACCTTCCGCAAGGGCCACCGCCTGATGGTGCAGGTGCAAAGCACCTGGTTCCCGATGGTGGACCGCAACCCGCAGACCTTCGTGCCCAACATCTTCGAGGCCGACGAGAAGGATTTCCAGACGGCCACGCACCGCCTCTACCACTCGCCGCAACACGCCTCGCAGCTCACGCTGAAAGTGCTGTAGGAGGTATTAAAGCGGCACAAAAAAAGCTCCCCGGCCAGTGCCGGGGAGCTTTTTTTGTGGATTCTGGCGCTAGAAGCGGGCCACGTTGTTGTAGTCGAAGCTTTCTTCCTGCTCTTTTTCTTCGAGCTCATATAGCACCCCTTCCGCCACACCTCGCCCAAACAGGCTGATGCCGGCGTTGAGTACGCCCAGGGCCAGGGTACCGGCTACTACCCATTCGCTGGCGGGAGCACCGTGCTGCTTTTTGCTGGCCGCCCACTGCACCAGGCAGGAACCCAAGCCGATTACCATGAGTCCACTGGGGGCAAACAGCAGCCATTTTTTCTTGTGCGTCATCGGGAAACGGAAGTTAGAGGGCGGGAATTTGGAAGGGATGATGAAGGTAAGCACGAAACCACGGGAAAAGCCGTGCCGGCCTGCTTTATTTCCAATCGTACCTTTGCGGCGTAGGGTTACAAAATATCCTGCCTGCTTTTCCTTTTCCGTAACCGCCAGCGGCTTTTTTCAGGCAGCTGGCGCCAGGTTTCCCTGCTGCTATGCCCGCATTCGAAGACTTACTGCACGAAGCGTTTCGCCGCGTGCCCAACCCGGCCCCTTTTCTTGCGCCAACCACCCTGGCCGCCTACAGCGAGCTGCAGCAGGCCCCGGCCCGCGACCTGTCGTTTCGGTTTGAGCGGGTGCGGCTGGCTACGGCCATGAGCATTCTGCAACTGCTCTCCGACCTCGGCGACAACGACGACAGCCGCAAGGTGGTAGAGGCCCTGAACCGCGCCCTGCAGGCCCGCTCCATCGCCGAAATCGACAACGTGATGCATAAGGAGGCCAAGGCCTTCGAGCGCCTCTACACCAACCTATACGTCAACGACGAAGGCGAGCTGCTGCTGAACCTGTTCGAGCGCACCCTCGACGCCGATTCCCAGGCCCTGATGGACGACGTCCTCCGGGAGGCCACCGCCCTGGCCGCCACCCTGGATTTCGAGCGCGACGAAGACGACTACGAGTAAGCTACAGGCAGCGCACAACTGTGGCAGCCTGCTAAAAGACACAAAAAAGCGCCCCTGCCAGCTGGCAGGGGCGCTTTTTTGGTTTAACAGAACCGAAGCTTAATTGTAGCCGGGGTTCTGCACGAGCGCCTTATTGAGGTTGGTATC is from Hymenobacter yonginensis and encodes:
- a CDS encoding CocE/NonD family hydrolase; this translates as MTHTYLRSALLAGILLAAAAPARAQLVTPAEKAYQAQLAADTLYIQQHYTKTEYQIPMRDGRKLYTVVYAPNDADKVKYPIMLNRTPYAVGPYGAGKYKYALGPSSTMMREGYIFAYQDVRGRYMSEGEFVDVRPEKDTHSGKNDIDEGTDTFDTIAWLLKNGPKNNGRVGQWGISYPGFYTATGLLSRHPALKAASPQAPIADWFWDDFHHNGAFFLPHAFNFYASFGLPRPTPTPTGNPGFKHGTPDGYDFFLKMGPLKNADARYYKGQVAFWKDIVAHPNYDQFWQERNLRPHLKNLNKGTAILTVGGFNDAEDLFGALEIYKSIERQNPGQRNGLVMGPWVHGGWARGLGELVGNVDYGPSPSQYYQKEIEAPFFKANLKDGKSAATPEATVFESGTNRWRTFDAWPPKEAKEKVLYFQPNGMISFEKPASGAEFDQYLSDPAHPVPSNEGMATGMTKEYMTDDQRFASRRPDVLTYQTDVLTEDMTLAGPIQALLQVATTGTDADWVVKIIDVYPNDTPDNPRLLPNVRLGGYQQMVRSEVMRGRFRNSFEMPEAFVPGQVTAVPFTVQDLCHTFRKGHRLMVQVQSTWFPMVDRNPQTFVPNIFEADEKDFQTATHRLYHSPQHASQLTLKVL